DNA from Brachionichthys hirsutus isolate HB-005 chromosome 3, CSIRO-AGI_Bhir_v1, whole genome shotgun sequence:
cattcattcattcattcgttcattcatgaTTATTaggtttgtctttgtgctctgTCCATTGGAAACAACCAGTGGCATGTATGTTGCAGATCCAAAAACCCCAACTGAATCGTCTGGATTATtcacagcttcttcttctttaatttATTACTATTCTGTAAGCATCCCATAATGAATTTCGTTCACACCTATTCAGACAGAATACCCCTCCTCATCTTTAAACACCACGGAACATGGGCTCATATGAGAATCCACCTTCCTCGGTTCACACATGTCGACTTCGCCGAAGAAAGCAAGAAAACGATCAGTTTGGTTAAAGTGAAACAACTCGTGACTTTGTATTTgggctgcgcccccccccacagcctgTTGCTGTGTGGATTACTAATGATGAAGTTGGAACAAGGAGCCAGAACCGGGCCTTTGTGATGCtaatgtgtgggggggggggggggggggagcaagtgaaaagaaattacaaactCATTATGTGAGCTGCCTGGGAGAGACGGAGTTCGTCACCTGTCCATAACGCTGCATTCACGGAGTCTTCAAAGACCTCAAAGTCAAACTTGTACACTGTAAAATGCCACAAACAAGCCGTTTCCCCACATCAGCTGAAAATCAAAAGAAGCCATATTTGAAGATTTATTCCCTCAACACCGGAAGTCTTCAGCACCCACCAGATAACAGATGGGCTTGTCATGCTGCCAGGGCTGCATGTAGGAAATCCACCAAGTGTCATGTGAGCAAATTGTATAAATATCctcttttgtctttctgcaATATCCTGACACAATGGCCTCCATTGTTGCAGCTTGTTATCTTGACTCAAGACAGTAAGCTGCAGGTACTCCCTCTCTTTCTATTAACGCTGACTGTTTGACGGCAAGAATAATAATTGGCCCTCCAGTAAGTGAAATTCCTTCCGTGATGTGAAGCTAAAAACAGAACTGAGATCAGGCCGGAGGTGCCGATGACAGAAAGCGAAACTGGAAGATCGTTGTTCTGTGATGCGTCGAAATCCATTAAACTCGAGAGTAAATTGTGAATCAGAGTTTTGTTGGAGTGCTTGGATGCGAATTTATATTAAACATTATTGTAATTGCACTTAAtcgctgtcttttttttccaaacaaataaacatcacAATCGGTGGATTTTCTATTGCCACGGATTTAAATTCCACAACAAAGAATTCAGGATACCTTGAAAAATCTGCACAAAAAATATCCACAGATGTGTTAGCAGTGTTTTGTAAAAAGTGAGGTGTGGTTTAATGGAGATGGAAATAGATCCGATAGATCGGAGGCTGTATTTGGTTCCAATATCAGTATCTATTATTTTCAATCTGCAAATGCTTTCAAATTCTGTCTTGGTCAAGGTTGAGTTTTCCAGTCAGGTTCGTTTCAGTCAGAAGGAATACAGAGAGAGTCCGGCTCCAAATTGAAATGTGGTGGAAGGGTCGTAGCATGGGCCAAAGAAGAATCCATTACATTTTGGAGTGGATTCAAATTACCAGGATAGATATGCAAATGACTTTTTACTTCAGCTTATCCCAGCAAACAAGACGGTGAAAGGAGTGAGGAAGCCGCGCTTCTGAAAAGAAAAGCGGTGAatcagagaaatgaaaagattGTTTCAGCGATTATGTTTCAAAGCAGTTGATATACCCACACACGTACACGCTGTTCCCTTAAAGATATCTGTTCACCTTTTCAAAGAGTGTTTTTCCTTTGTGCTATAATAGATGAAATATAACACAAGAAtgtacttttgtgtgtgtttgtgtttcattgtgTAGCTATGGAACGTGTCAGCCATGCTAATGCGTGTTTGAGTTCAAACAAAGCAGTAATAGTGGAGTTATGGTTCCCCAGAAAGGGTGGCTGTAGAATTATTTGTATTAGTCAGTACATATTTAGTCTGTACTCATTGCGTACCATGTTTTATTCTATAATTAAGGGTACATTTCACATCAACCAAAAAgtgaataaatcattttttgaCAGAATGTTTATGGAAGCTCAAACATAGCAtacatgaacttttttttacagtacCGGTAATACATATATCttgacagaaaaaataaatcctttaataaaaaaagcttttctCCTTTTGCCTTTACTTTGCTATTTTTctctattttaaatattttcattcaCTAAACAGTCCTTTAAAACTGATCCTACTCATAGTCTATTTCCtctttttatgtctttttttctttcgtcTGCTTTTTGATTTCATACAGTTTACAAGTCTGAGACCTTGGACAGGTCTCTTAATAATATTATAAGGAGACATGTAACATGCATCAGCTATTGTGAACTTTTGTGTATCGAGACCACACCTTGGGTCATTGTCATTTCTGGGTGTTTCATTCCTGTTTCTGTAAATACAACTAAATGGCTGTTTTACTCTTAATTCTCAGGAGGAACCTGACCAAACTGTCCTTGCTGTTCAGTCACATTCTCTGGGAAATGAAGACCATGTTTCCCGAGGGGTCTTTTCAAGGTGACACCTACAAGGTGACAAAGACAGAAGCTGCGGAATTTTGGAGAAATTCTTTTGGCAACAAGTGAGTAtgggtgtttatttttttagcaaTTATCTGTTATTGTTAGATGTGATCACAGCTCCACATGTCACTCGTGTGTTCTGACAGGTGCATAGTGCAGTGGAGCCATTTTAAAGAGTGTCTTAAGAGTGTGCACGCATTTGAGGAAAAGATGGAGTCCCTGGCGCTGAAGTCGACCATAGATCTTACCTGTAACAGCCACATCTCCGTGTTTGAGTTTGACATCTTTACGAGACTGTTTCGGGTGAGCTGTAATTTTATCATCATCTGATTAAATATATGAATAGAATGATTTGAATTTATGTAGCTTACTTggcttttgttttgcagagatTTACATGAAAATATGACCGTTGTGATATCTGCACAATGAATTTAGCACAACAGCCAGAAGCTTAATTACAACAAATTCTACTgctactgttattactactacaaCCTTTATTACATCCACCTGTTTCACTGTTTCATGTCATCTTCTGATTTacagcactgtaaaaaaaataatttcattagcAATTATTGAGTTCACATCCTCTAATTTTAGCCCTGGAGGTCTCTCATAAGGAACTGGAACCTGTTAGCAGTGGCTCATCCGGGCTACATGGCCTTCCTCACCTACGACCAGGTTGTAGGTCGTCTGGGAAACCACCTGCACAAACCtgggaggtgaggaggagctCGGCAACAAACACGAACTGAAGcgcatttcagaaaacaaaagctGATTTGGTTCCCTTTCAGCTACATATTTCGCCTGAGCAGCACGAGGATGGGCCAGTGGGCCATTGGTCACGTGACCAACGAAGGAAAAATCATCCAGACCATCCCCCAGAACGTACCCCTCTACCAATCACTCATTAAGGGCTTCAAGGAAGGCTGGTCAGGACAAACACACGCAGctctgtgtttctttttgtcttttttgtgcCTCTTCTGTAAATGGTGTGTGTTTTGCGCCTGCAGCTACCTTTACCCAGACGGTCGCGATGTGAACCCCGACCTGACAAGCCTGTGTGAGCCGCTGCCGAGGGGCAAAGTTACAGTCACAGAAGTAAGCGGGTGCACTTTATACCTCATTATCAATTTATCAAACTGCCAGCAATACCCTGAAGTGAAACAAAAGACGCCATAGCTCATAgatttattcatcttttctgTTTGCCCATCACTCCTTCAACACCAAACAGGAGCAGTATGAGCTCTACTGCGACATCGGCAGCACCTTCCAGCTGTGTAAGATCTGTGCAGAGAGGGATAAGAACACTCGTCTCCAGCCCTGTGGGCATCTCCTATGCAAACCCTGTCTCATAGGCTGGCAGGTACGAACCTGCAAACCACTAACCGCCCTGGAATACATCCAATGCATGTCGTGTGTTTCAAAACCGTGCACGCCATGTTTAAATGAGAggctgtctctctgtctgggtATAAcaaattagattattttttttattttttttacctcctcTGAGGAAGAGGGTATGTAATCActggcgtctgtctgtctgtctgtctgtctgtctgttagcaacataactcaaaatgttacttacagatcttgatgaaatgttcaggaaaagTTGGAAATATTAGCAGGAGCAGATCTCTTCTGTTGATCCAGAAATGTCCGCCCACAGGAAGGTgtgtgaattcttttttttttccctgaaaTGGACCACGTCACGTCTGCTACCTCGCAGCTATAGATCCACAGCATCTAAACTGACATTGGCcaataccttttcagtcattgttatgttgttgatttttttcttttttttaaattccttgttctcatttaagatactgactgaaataaattactactactactactactactacattgTAGGATCCTAAACTGGTTTGATCACATTTCAATTGTCACTAGTCATTATTTAGACAGCATGCCCGACATTGATATTTTCCCCAAcgtccttcttcctcttttaatCATGCAAAGACACCTAAATACAATCAAAACTGCTGCTGGTGAATTACAATTACATGCTCCAGTGCTGGCCAGAAGCCTTCCATTTTGCACAGGAGGTGCAAAACAGCTTTTAGATGCAGCCTAGCAGGTCCTGACATTTGGTTGAGAACTTCCTGTGCACAAGGCTCGTTCACGCCTCGGCTGTCAGACCTCAATGGAAAACTGT
Protein-coding regions in this window:
- the cblc gene encoding E3 ubiquitin-protein ligase CBL-C; the protein is MATAAAGDSEPPTGADRRLVDKALKRLNKLHELCANPRLGLRNNPPYLPDLVSETKKLLVQVWEPYRGSRAAGSQASRGDEAQYLRVHVRNLLDKTERAVLLFKEGREKMYEETSSYRRNLTKLSLLFSHILWEMKTMFPEGSFQGDTYKVTKTEAAEFWRNSFGNKCIVQWSHFKECLKSVHAFEEKMESLALKSTIDLTCNSHISVFEFDIFTRLFRPWRSLIRNWNLLAVAHPGYMAFLTYDQVVGRLGNHLHKPGSYIFRLSSTRMGQWAIGHVTNEGKIIQTIPQNVPLYQSLIKGFKEGCYLYPDGRDVNPDLTSLCEPLPRGKVTVTEEQYELYCDIGSTFQLCKICAERDKNTRLQPCGHLLCKPCLIGWQKSSGYTCPYCRCDIRGMEAVLVEPYLPGSGLWEAEEEEDAEEEDHEDIEAIVKEMSAHRKEAHSGDEERRRHKQRSKSADFLAEARILSSSQQDGSNRAAWLGPAGQTEQRQRQKQMEERRVNDKYGLGR